In the Hordeum vulgare subsp. vulgare chromosome 7H, MorexV3_pseudomolecules_assembly, whole genome shotgun sequence genome, one interval contains:
- the LOC123413496 gene encoding uncharacterized protein LOC123413496: protein MLRLRSCIAAASLSSPSASHVSPLHRLLSAAANATAPRISPNPSFAVEDYLVRTCGLTRAQALKASTKLSHLKSPSKPDAVLAFLAGLGLSTADVAAVVSKDPKLLCAGVEETLAPVVDGLTGLGLSHSEIARLVSLARQKFRQKSSISKLQYYLHLFRSSENLLRAMKFCDLLSHSLKRVVKPNVAFLRECGLGDYDIAKLCVSRPRMITTRPEHIQAMVACAENIGVPRYSGMFRHALHAVASFNEEEVSTRVDYLKSTFMWTDAEVGIAVSKAPNLLMKSKVMMQRRSEFFISEVGLEPAYIAHRPIMLTYSLEGRVRPRYYAVKFLTENGLLDYACDFYNTVMVSEKVFMKKFICPHKQAAPNLAEDYATACRGEVPARFSFT from the coding sequence ATGCTCCGCCTCCGGAGCTGCATCGCTGCTGCTTCCCTGTCGTCTCCCTCCGCCTCGCACGTCTCCCCTCTCCACCGACTCCTCTCCGCGGCCGCCAACGCTACGGCCCCTCGCATCTCCCCAAACCCTAGCTTCGCCGTGGAGGACTACCTCGTCCGAACCTGCGGCCTCACCCGAGCCCAGGCCCTCAAGGCCTCCACCAAGCTCTCCCACCTCAAGTCCCCCTCCAAGCCCGACGCCGTCCTGGCCTTCCTCGCCGGCCTCGGCCTCTCCACCGCCGACGTTGCCGCCGTCGTCAGTAAGGACCCCAAGTTGCTCTGTGCCGGCGTGGAGGAGACCCTGGCCCCCGTCGTCGACGGGCTCACCGGCCTCGGCCTGTCGCATTCTGAGATCGCCCGCCTCGTCTCGCTAGCGCGTCAGAAATTCCGCCAAAAATCCTCCATCTCCAAGCTGCAGTACTACCTGCACCTCTTCCGCTCCTCCGAGAACCTCCTCCGGGCCATGAAGTTCTGCGATCTCCTCTCACACAGCCTTAAGAGGGTGGTCAAGCCCAACGTCGCGTTCCTGCGTGAGTGCGGGTTAGGTGATTATGACATTGCCAAGTTGTGCGTCTCAAGGCCGAGGATGATCACCACCAGACCGGAGCACATCCAGGCCATGGTGGCATGCGCCGAAAACATAGGTGTGCCCCGTTACTCTGGGATGTTCAGGCACGCGCTGCATGCTGTTGCATCTTTCAATGAGGAGGAGGTCTCAACCAGAGTGGACTACTTGAAGAGCACGTTCATGTGGACGGATGCTGAGGTGGGTATTGCCGTGTCTAAAGCCCCGAATCTCCTGATGAAGTCAAAGGTCATGATGCAGCGCAGGTCTGAGTTCTTCATCTCTGAGGTGGGGTTGGAGCCAGCGTACATTGCTCATCGGCCAATAATGCTCACTTACAGCCTGGAGGGCCGGGTCAGGCCACGGTACTACGCTGTAAAGTTTCTCACAGAAAATGGATTGCTAGATTACGCCTGCGACTTCTATAATACAGTCATGGTCAGCGAGAAGGTATTTATGAAGAAGTTCATATGCCCTCACAAGCAAGCTGCGCCAAACCTCGCTGAAGACTATGCAACTGCTTGCAGAGGGGAGGTGCCTGCCAGATTCAGTTTTACATGA